A stretch of the Sulfurimonas sp. HSL3-1 genome encodes the following:
- the xseA gene encoding exodeoxyribonuclease VII large subunit, with protein MQAVSVSALNEQIKNLLETTFVQVAVEGELSRITYHNSGHIYFTLKDSGSAVSGVMFRGNAAHLRFRLEEGLKVVVRGGITLYKPRGTYQINAQMIEPAGQGALALAYEQLKKQLSEEGLFESERKKPLPRYPKKIALITSATGAALQDMKRVAAHRWPLTELFVYDSIVQGAQAPFSLTAALKAADEAGYDVIVLSRGGGSLEDLWGFNDEALARAVAAAATPVVSAVGHEIDWVITDFVADLRAPTPSAAMQMILPDQYEMMMNLDALQEQLDRRASEKLQADMQTVAHLYERYRQHSVEQKIKEQGELLLQLQQRFDQSIAYRLQQAASMLEPMYTRLDQGEVLLLNQKQSLLNALQRNIESQDPKLKDKKGFAQVVKEGRPVSLYNVREGDEISLMDSRFTAVAEVKSVHENSANNK; from the coding sequence GTGCAGGCGGTCTCCGTATCGGCCCTCAACGAACAAATCAAGAACCTTCTCGAGACGACTTTTGTCCAGGTCGCCGTCGAAGGTGAACTCTCCCGAATTACCTATCATAACAGCGGTCACATCTATTTCACCCTCAAAGACAGCGGTTCGGCCGTCAGCGGCGTCATGTTCCGCGGAAACGCGGCCCATTTGCGTTTCCGGCTCGAAGAGGGTCTCAAAGTTGTCGTCCGCGGCGGGATCACGCTCTACAAACCCCGCGGCACGTACCAGATCAATGCCCAGATGATTGAACCTGCGGGGCAGGGGGCATTGGCCCTGGCCTACGAACAGCTGAAAAAACAGCTCTCGGAAGAGGGGCTTTTTGAAAGTGAACGGAAAAAGCCGCTGCCGCGTTACCCGAAAAAAATCGCCCTGATCACTTCCGCGACGGGGGCGGCACTTCAGGATATGAAGCGGGTGGCGGCGCATCGCTGGCCCCTGACGGAACTTTTCGTCTATGACAGCATCGTCCAGGGAGCACAGGCGCCTTTTTCACTGACGGCGGCACTGAAAGCGGCTGATGAGGCGGGATATGACGTCATCGTGCTGAGCCGGGGCGGGGGAAGCCTTGAAGACCTGTGGGGTTTCAACGACGAAGCGTTGGCAAGGGCGGTTGCAGCAGCAGCAACCCCGGTCGTCTCCGCCGTCGGACACGAGATCGACTGGGTGATCACGGACTTCGTCGCCGACCTGCGGGCACCGACCCCTTCCGCCGCAATGCAGATGATCCTGCCGGATCAGTATGAAATGATGATGAATCTCGATGCGCTCCAGGAACAACTGGACCGCCGCGCCAGCGAAAAACTGCAGGCGGACATGCAGACGGTGGCCCATCTGTATGAACGATACCGCCAGCATTCGGTCGAACAGAAGATCAAAGAGCAGGGCGAACTGCTGCTGCAGCTGCAACAGCGCTTCGATCAAAGCATTGCTTACCGGCTGCAGCAGGCGGCATCAATGCTGGAACCGATGTATACCCGCTTGGACCAGGGCGAAGTGCTCCTGCTGAATCAGAAGCAGTCGCTGCTGAATGCGTTGCAGCGAAACATTGAATCCCAGGATCCGAAGCTCAAGGATAAAAAGGGATTTGCCCAGGTTGTCAAAGAGGGGCGCCCCGTTTCCCTTTATAATGTAAGAGAAGGGGATGAAATCAGTTTGATGGACAGCCGCTTTACGGCGGTCGCTGAGGTCAAATCTGTCCACGAAAACAGCGCAAATAACAAGTAA
- the ubiE gene encoding bifunctional demethylmenaquinone methyltransferase/2-methoxy-6-polyprenyl-1,4-benzoquinol methylase UbiE, with amino-acid sequence MDRQEKIVSMFDEIAPTYDKANRVMSMGVDRSWRRKGCDKAFGFYNKPELDLIVDVACGTGDMMDYWRQRAAVKNISVKKILGVDPSEGMVGVGRQKFPDFDFAISKATELPVEANTADMLSISYGIRNVVEREEALREFNRVLKPGGMVVILEFMKNEHPSILGMIRDFYMTKVLPKIGGFISKNKEAYEYLPNSIEGFLTVEGMRGELEAAGFEPLFIQSFSMDISTLIIAKKA; translated from the coding sequence ATGGATAGACAGGAAAAAATCGTATCGATGTTCGACGAGATTGCGCCGACCTATGACAAGGCGAACCGCGTTATGAGTATGGGAGTCGACCGCAGCTGGCGCCGCAAAGGCTGCGACAAAGCCTTTGGTTTCTATAACAAGCCGGAGCTCGATCTGATCGTCGATGTCGCCTGTGGGACGGGGGATATGATGGATTATTGGCGTCAGCGCGCCGCTGTCAAGAATATCAGCGTCAAAAAGATCCTTGGCGTCGACCCCTCCGAAGGGATGGTCGGTGTTGGCCGGCAGAAGTTCCCCGATTTCGATTTTGCCATCTCCAAGGCGACGGAGCTTCCTGTTGAAGCGAATACGGCGGATATGCTCAGCATCTCCTACGGCATCCGCAACGTCGTCGAGCGTGAAGAAGCGCTGCGGGAGTTTAACCGCGTGCTCAAACCCGGTGGGATGGTCGTCATCCTGGAGTTCATGAAAAATGAGCACCCATCGATCCTGGGAATGATCCGCGACTTCTATATGACAAAAGTTCTGCCGAAAATTGGCGGTTTTATTTCGAAGAACAAAGAGGCGTATGAGTACCTGCCCAACTCCATCGAGGGATTCTTGACGGTGGAAGGGATGCGGGGCGAACTGGAAGCCGCCGGTTTTGAGCCCCTCTTTATCCAGAGTTTCTCCATGGATATCTCCACGCTGATCATCGCCAAAAAGGCGTAA
- the ribD gene encoding bifunctional diaminohydroxyphosphoribosylaminopyrimidine deaminase/5-amino-6-(5-phosphoribosylamino)uracil reductase RibD: protein MVTQMAGPDPMALAVEAAWAFQGCTFPNPAVGAAVTDASGGILAVAAHEKAGGPHAEVLALQHAFALLTSDTAILALVDSGAIHDYLLAHHNGCFASCAIHVSLEPCSHHGKTPSCARLLAGVRMGRVVYAAADPNAEAAGGASILSEAGIRVEHQPSKAADDLIFPFVQWQTKPFVTFKWAQRLDGTIDGGIISGSESRCFVHAMRDAADLLVIGGNTVRTDRPTLDARMVEGKAPDILILSKRDDFDRTIPLFNVPGRKVMIASDLTAMDRYRNILVEGGPGMFESLQSRCDMYLCFVAPSSGGTIRFLQKRKQFEIRHLSRSGKDVKQWMVNG from the coding sequence GTGGTAACACAGATGGCCGGGCCTGATCCGATGGCGCTGGCCGTCGAAGCGGCGTGGGCTTTCCAGGGATGTACTTTCCCGAACCCGGCCGTCGGCGCCGCCGTCACCGATGCATCGGGCGGTATCCTTGCTGTCGCCGCGCATGAAAAAGCGGGCGGTCCCCACGCGGAAGTGTTAGCGCTGCAGCATGCCTTTGCACTCCTCACGTCTGACACTGCCATCCTGGCTCTTGTGGATTCCGGCGCGATCCACGACTATCTTCTCGCCCATCACAACGGCTGTTTTGCCTCCTGTGCGATCCATGTTTCTCTTGAACCATGTTCCCATCACGGTAAAACCCCCTCATGCGCCCGTCTTTTGGCAGGCGTGCGAATGGGTCGGGTCGTCTATGCGGCGGCGGATCCGAACGCGGAAGCGGCCGGCGGAGCATCCATTCTCAGTGAAGCGGGTATTCGTGTCGAACACCAACCTTCCAAAGCAGCGGATGATCTGATTTTCCCCTTCGTTCAGTGGCAGACGAAACCCTTTGTGACCTTCAAATGGGCCCAGCGGCTTGACGGAACGATAGACGGCGGGATCATCAGCGGGAGTGAATCGCGGTGTTTTGTACATGCGATGCGCGACGCGGCGGACCTGCTCGTGATCGGAGGCAATACCGTCCGTACCGACCGTCCGACACTGGATGCGAGGATGGTGGAGGGCAAGGCACCGGATATCCTTATTCTCTCCAAGCGGGATGACTTCGATCGGACGATCCCGCTCTTCAACGTTCCCGGCCGGAAGGTGATGATCGCGTCGGATCTTACTGCAATGGACCGGTACCGTAATATTCTTGTCGAGGGCGGTCCGGGAATGTTTGAATCATTGCAGTCGCGGTGCGATATGTATCTCTGTTTTGTTGCGCCCTCAAGCGGTGGTACAATACGCTTTCTGCAAAAGCGAAAACAATTTGAAATCAGGCACCTCTCCCGTTCGGGAAAGGATGTCAAACAATGGATGGTGAATGGATAG
- a CDS encoding ribosome maturation factor RimP produces the protein MSLESDIKNLVESIDLHLYDTSVVTENGETIYRVNVIGEGGTTMDQCVEATKLISPMLDVTPPVQGEYRLEVSSPGVERKLKTLEHFRFSVGEKVKLTLQDKTKLRGELKSVSDDGMLAVETEAGTEAVPFDSVVKAATYFEW, from the coding sequence ATGAGTCTTGAGAGCGATATCAAGAACCTGGTCGAATCGATCGACCTGCACCTTTATGATACGTCTGTCGTCACTGAAAACGGCGAGACGATCTACCGCGTCAACGTCATCGGCGAAGGCGGGACGACGATGGACCAGTGCGTCGAAGCGACGAAGCTGATCTCTCCGATGCTCGATGTTACTCCCCCGGTTCAGGGCGAATACCGTCTCGAGGTGAGCTCTCCGGGCGTGGAGCGCAAGCTCAAAACCTTGGAGCATTTCCGTTTTTCCGTCGGCGAAAAGGTAAAGCTGACACTGCAGGATAAAACGAAACTGCGCGGCGAACTCAAAAGCGTAAGCGATGACGGTATGTTGGCCGTCGAAACCGAGGCGGGAACCGAAGCGGTCCCCTTTGACAGCGTTGTCAAGGCCGCAACCTACTTCGAGTGGTAA
- the rbfA gene encoding 30S ribosome-binding factor RbfA produces MTPAEIKLKRTDAILQELIPEAISQLGDARLHELDVIEVRCAKGRSDAKVYLDPHDYSEAERNAFLKQLRKARPVIEDYCMKDQGWYRCPKLAFIFDDQLQKTQQIEALFKQIEGEKHDES; encoded by the coding sequence GTGACACCCGCAGAGATCAAGCTGAAGCGCACCGACGCGATCCTGCAGGAGCTGATCCCCGAAGCGATTTCGCAACTGGGGGATGCCCGCCTGCATGAACTCGACGTCATCGAAGTCCGCTGTGCCAAGGGGCGCAGCGACGCCAAGGTCTACCTCGATCCCCACGACTACAGCGAAGCCGAGCGCAATGCATTTTTGAAGCAGCTGCGCAAAGCGCGTCCGGTCATCGAAGATTACTGCATGAAAGACCAGGGGTGGTACCGCTGCCCGAAACTGGCATTCATATTTGATGATCAGCTCCAGAAAACACAGCAGATCGAAGCACTTTTCAAACAGATCGAAGGGGAGAAGCACGATGAGTCTTGA